A stretch of DNA from bacterium:
CGTAACGACACCTTCCCACCTGCAAAAATTATTATATCGGTCACCCACAATAAAATAGACTTTCTCTTGTTGCATAGACATCTCCTCTAACCTTTTTCTCTTTCTTTATCTTTCCTTTCTTGATCATTTATCATTTCTTTGATTTATTTCTTCTAATACTTCCTTCCCTCTATCAAGCATAGATTCTAATACTCTTCAGTCCCTTTTCTTTCTATGTTCTCTGAACTGCAAAGCACATAGTTACACTTTCTCCCCCCTGATTTTTCTGAGATCTCTCAATAATTCAGAATTTAGATTTAACCGCAGTTTGCGTCTAAATATTTTACTATCTTCCCTCCATTTTTTACCCATAATTTCACAATCTGGAAGCATTATTCCTTTTATCGAAACAATACGCAAGTATAACAGTATGAATAGTTTTTTCACTACGATACATCCTAATTGATTTATTGATAAATCTCTACTATTTAATTCTACTACAATATTTCTCATCTGTCAACCTGTAAATTTTTACAGGTTGACTTTTGAAAAATTATTTTTTAAAATCTATTCAAAGGGAGGGAAAAAGGAAGAAATGTAGTGAGTCAAGAGAAACTCAAAAATAACTCTCAAATGGACATAAACCCTCCTATTTCCTTCCAAGAAGGTCCTCTAATTGTAAAAGAGATAAGAAATTGGGAGGAAAAGTTGTGTGTTTATCGTTTAAGACATAAGGTCTTTTGTGAAGAATTGAAATGGGTTCCCTGCACAAAAGATAAACTGGAAATAGATGAGTATGACCAAAAATCTGTCCTCTTCGGTGTCTTTGATACGACGACCTTAAAGCCGAATAAGAAACTCCTCGCGTGCTTGAGACTTATTCTCCCAGAAAGCGATTTTATGTTAGAGAGAGAATTCTCCTGCCTCATTGAGCCAGGGTATCATATAAGGAAGGAAAATGATACCGTAGAAATTTCAAGATTATCCGTAGCACCTGAGGCAAGAGGTAAAATATTATCCCATAATTTTAACTTTTACTATGTCTCTTTTCTCCTCTATAAAGGAATCTATCTCTGGAGTATTATACATAATATAAAGTATTTTTACATAGTGGTGGAATTAAAATTTTATCGGCTATTGCGCATCATGGGATTTTCTTGTAGAGCGATAGGAAAGCCTGAAGTAATGGAGGATAGGGTTATCGCCATAGCAGCAATATTATCTCGGAGAGATTTTGAGGTATTAAATGAAAGTAGAAATCCGGCGATGATAAGATGGTTTAGTCAATATCAATCAAACCCTGCTCAAGAGCAATGGCAACACACTGAGCCCTATTTACTGCATCAAGCTTTTGCATAATATTTTGCAGATGAAAGATTACAGTCCGTTCACTAATCTCCAAAATCATTGATATTTCCCAGGAAGTCTTCCCTTCTTTTATCCAATTAATTACCTCTTTTTCTCGAGGGGAGAGATGAATTTCTCTTTTCTTTCCCAAGGAGATTACCCGAGTGAGTGCGTGGTGAAAATGCGGAATAATTTGGCAAAGGATAATTTCGGTACGCTCATTATGCTCTACAGATTTTCCCCCGATAGAAAATAGACTCCCTTTGTGTGAAGAAAAATCTCGTAATCCATATGTATAACCTTCTCCCAGATTAAAAGACTCTGCTGTATATAGAAAATCTTTCGGCGGAGGGTTTCTTTTATAAGTTTCTATCCAATACTGTAGTCTGTAGTTTAAAAAATTTTCTTTAAAGATCGGGTCAACTTTATAATATTTTCTTTCCAGATAAATTTTTAACCACTCCTCAGGATAGCTTATATTTATAAGTTTAGAAGAAGGGATCCACAAGTCTATCGTTGTGTTTTTCTTAAGAGTGCATAATAAAGAAATGGCATGGTCGTAAGGCAGTATTAGATTTAACTTCTGAATTAACTTTTTTAAGTCCTCTTCATTATTACAGGAAAGACTTTCCTCAATTAATTCTAAAAGACAGATAGTATCTTGTTTGGATAATAAATTCTTCAACATATTCCCCTGAAAATGTTCGTAACTCATTGTAATTCCTTGATTTACAAAACTACATTTTCATCGTCCTTCTCCTGAAAATGTGTGTAAGTTATTGTAATTGCTTGAGTTACAAAATTACATTTTCATCGTCCTTTGTGAGTCGCAGACTCATGAGCGTTTCCCCTGAAAATAGCGAATTAGTGAATTAGAGATTAGCGAATTAGTATAGTATCCACAGACTCGTATCCTCTGGTTTAGAACACATATTCCCCCTTAATAAAGGGAGTTAGGGGGTTGTCCTTCTCCCATTTTCATTGCCCTTTGTGAGCCCTGGCTCATGTCCGTTTCCCCTGAAAATAGCGAATTAGTGAATTAGAGATTAGCGAATTAGTATAGTATCCACAGACTCGTATCCTCTGGTTTAGAACACATATTCCCCCTTAATAAAGGGAGTTAGGGGGTTGTCCTTCTCCCATTTTCATTGCCCTTTGTGAGCCCTGGCTCATGTCCGTTTCTCCTGAAGATATTTATGTGCCATAATAACCCATTCTTTAGCATCCTCTTCTGAAAATTCTACAGTAGAATCATAATCACCTCTTCCCTTTACCATGTGACCAAATCCTCATCAAAATCCAGATGGCAGGTATCATTAAAGACTAAAACGCAAGGAAATTCTTTATAAAAACTTATGATTGTTACCGCACTATTCTTAAGTGAGATAGACCATACCTTGTTTAAATTCATCTCTAATAAATGGGCTAAATAAGTAGTAATCACGCCGCCATGTGTGACGACAAGAACCTGTTGGTCAGGATGTTTTGTCCTGATTTCATCGAATACTCGGACGACCCGCTCTTTAAATTCTAAAAGTGTCTCTGCACCGGGGATTCTTACTTCTAATGGTTTTTGATACCATTCCTTATATAGTTCTTTGTTTTCTTTTCGGACTTGATTTATAGTTTTTCCTTCCCAGATACCCAGTTTGATTTCATGCAAGTCTTGATGGATAAGAATATCGTTTTTAGAATTAGTTAAAATCTTAGCGGTCTGGTAGGCACGACTTAAATGACTGCTATAAACCGCATCAAATTTCGTTCCATTAAACCGCTGAGCCAGGAGTTGCGATTGTCTATATCCTTTTTCACTTAATTTAGGATTTCTTATTCCTTGCACTCGGTTTAATTTATTCCATGTAGATTCACTATGTCGGACCAAGATTAATTTCATGTTATTTTCCTGAAAATAGACTACAGACCATAGACCAAAGAAAATCGGAACTTGGGGAAGGCTGGTAGCCGCAGGCTTCAGCCTGATTTCACCTGAACCATCAAACTCATTTTCATCTTCGTTTGTGCCTACTCCCTGTGGGCATGACCGTTCTCCTGAAAATAGAAGTGATACTTCGTTATTCTTCAAGTCTGATTTTATCAAATTCCTCCAGATTCTCTTCTTCAGCAGGCGTGATTGAAGAAGAAACCGTTTCTGTTCCTTGTTCCAGAATACCTTCTTCTGTATGGAGATGACAATATTCAGTTGGGGAATTGCCTTCAATAAATATCTCTGACCTGGTTTTGGGACAATATTTCGTTGCCAATAAACCGGTAGTTGGGTCAACTGTTGCAAAGGTAACCCCGGTGGGAACCGTGAAATCCTGTATTTCCAACAAATGCTGGATTTTTTCCATAAAAGTTGTCCAGATAGGTGCGGCAACGACTCCGCCTGCCTGACCATAACCTAATGTTCGCTGGCCACGGTCATATCCAATCCAGACACTTGCTACTAATTCTGGTGTAAAACCAATAAACCAGGCATCAACATAATCATTAGTTGTGCCAGTTTTACCAGCAACAACTCTATTTATATGGTTTCCAACCGAATATTTTGCCGTGCCTCGTGTTACTACCCCTTCCAGCAAATTGGTAATTATGTAGGCTGTTTGCGGTGAAAGCACCCTTTCCTCATCAGGTGTTCTTTCTTCTAATATATTTTGATTATGGTCTTTGAGACATTTTATAGCAATCGGGTCAACCTTAATTCCCTGGTTAGCAAAGATACCAAAAGCCATTGTCATTTCTAATGGGGTGACCACCTTTGTTCCCAGTGCCAGTGATAAATCCTGCTCAAATTTACCTTTAATCCCCATCCGACGGGCATATTCAATTACCTTTCGGACACCTACCTTTTCCAACAAATCAATCGTGGCTAAATTAAGCGAATATTCCAGAGCAGACCTTAATGTCACCTTACCATGATAATTACCTTCATAATTACTTGGTTCCCAAACCTGTCCTTCTTTAACCCCTTGATAGGTTCTGGGAGAATCATCTAAAATACTTATTGGTGTAAATCCCTCGTCAATAGCCGCGGCATAAATAAATGGTTTAAATGCAGACCCTGCTTGCCTTCTGGCATATATTCGATTTAACTGATTCTCGTAGGAAAAACCACTTCCGCCAACCATTGCCTTGATATAGCCATTTCTGGGGTCAATGGCTAAAAGTGCTCCTTCTATTTGTGGTTCACCTGATTTCTTCGCTTGATTTAATTGCCTTAATCCATCCTGAAGAACCTGGGATGCCGCTTCTTGCATCTCTAAATCTAAAGTCGTATAAACATTTAAACCAGCGGTATAAAGTGCATTACTCCCATATTCTTCCTCGAGTATTTGTCGGATATACTCCGTAAAATAAGGGGCTTTATTAATACTTGTTTTTGTTTTGGCAAATTTTTTTTTAGATATAATCTCTACCTGAGTGGCAAATGCCTTTTGTGCCATCTCCCTTTGTTCAGAATTAATAAATCCTTCTTCTTCCATTCGTTTTAAGACAAATGCCTGGCGATTGATTGCTCTTTTGGGATAAACAAGGGGTGAATAACGGACAGGTGAACCTGGCAGACCAGCAAGCATAGCAATTTCAGGTAATTTTAACTCCTTGACCCGCTTATCAAAATAATACATTGCCCCAGCCTGAACTCCATAGTTACCATGGCCATAATATATTTTATTAAAATATCTCTCTAAAATTTCATCTTTAGTTAATTTCTGCTCAATCAAAAGAGCGATTAATATCTCTTGTATTTTTCGACGATAAGTTCGTTCCTGGGTTAAAAACAGATTTTTTGCCAATTGTTGGGTAATCGTGCTGCCACCCTGGGTTATTTTACGGTGACGAATATTAGCCACAAACGCCCTTAAAACACCAAAGATATCTACCCCTTTATGTTTATAAAATTGATTATCTTCGACAGCAATCACGGCATCTTTTAATGTTTGAGGGATGCTTTCGAGACTGACTAATTCTCTTTTTTCTTCGGCAAATTCCGCAATTACTTCATTATTTAAAGAATAAAGTTTAGTTGGAATTTTCCAGACTTCTATACCTTCATATTTTAAAATAGGCTCTAAATTAGGTAGATGTGTTAGAAAGGAGACAATTATTCCTCCTCCCATTCCAGCAATGATAAATATACTTAATAAACACCCAATCAAGATAAATTTTGGGATAGGTCCTAATTGTCGTTTTGACTTTTTAGTCTTAACCACTGAAGGGTAAATAGTTGTTGGCATTGTTCTGTAATATTTATGTCTTCGTCGTTTAAACATAGTTCTCCTGAAAATAGGAAGTAGAGAGTAGAAAGTAAAGAAAACATCACTCCTCACGCCTATCTCCTTACCTCCCACCTCCTATCTCCTACCACTATTTTCATCCTCCTTTGTGTCCACCCTGTGGACATAAGCGTTTCTCCTTCGTTTTTACAAATTCCGAAAATAAACCCTTGTCGTTATCGTAATTCCATTAAAATAATCTTCATCTATCTTACCATCCAGATCATTATCCATCCCATCTATTACATCTTCTTGTATTGCCCCATCTCTATCATCATCACTATCCACTTTTAAAGTAATCATTATCAGTTCAATCTGCCTTATTTTACTAAGTCCAGTTGGAATTCCTGCCGGAAGTTCTTCATCTGAAGTAAAATACCTGAATTCTAATTGACTAATATCTCTTGAAATTAATGTTGCACTACCTTGTTGATTCCAGGAGCCCGCTGAATTTTTATGATAGATAGTTTTGTATAATTCACCCTGCTGATAGATTCTACCATTTCTTAGTTCGTTAATTTGTTTAAATTCATACCTAACAGCCAAACCATAATCATCGCCCAGAGGATTATTCGCTAAAAGGAGAGAAGTCGTGCCTTCTGGATTATCGGAGTCATAGGGCGAGATAACCGTAATCGTTGGAATCCCTTTTTTTAAATCGGTAGTAGTAGGAGACCCTTGATTAATTATTGCAAAATCTGTGTGGATAGTATTAGTGCTTTCACAAAATCCATTCTGGCTATCAACAATCCCATAACCTATAATAATAGAATTTGTTCCTAAGGTAATTGGTTGCTCCACATCAAATTGTGGTCCATAAATAGAATATCCTCCTCTTAAAGTAGATAATACTCCTTGTTTTTCAAAATCTGTTCTACCCTCTTCTCCTTCTAAAATCAATTTTACTATTTCTTGAGGTTCAGTAGGAACGCCTTTTACCATAAAATCCATCCCCTGCCTCATAAATAAAATAACAACCATCGCTATTACTGCCAGGATACCTGCTCCGACAATAAATTCTAAGAGGGTAGTTCCTTGTTCTTTATTTTTTAGAAATACAAGTGGATACTTCACGTTTGCGGATAATTCCTCCTTCTATCCATTCTATAAGAACCTTTATTCCTTTATAATCCTGTGTAGTCCAGGTAGTTTCGTTATCATCGACCCAGTAAGTAAATACAGTCTTTGTTCCATTGGTAGTTTGTGTTCCTACACCTATAGTCACCAATAAATCTTTATGGTCATGGAGTAAAGTTGTTGAGGTGCACATAGTTGGGTTGCTATTTGTGCAAGTAGTATAAGTAGCAAGATAAAGAGTTGGTGGGAAATTTCCTGCTGGATACCCTGAATAATATGTCGCTCCTTTTTCATACCAGGTTGGAGTAAAAGTAGCAGGGCAGGGAACGCTATCATAAGAAACCTTTTTTATGCTCTCCATTGTTTCCTGACATAGGTTGATGGCTACTTCTGCGTTTCTTGAAGTAATTACATTTTTGTAGGAATAATTGATGCAGTTAAAAATAGCTAAGGCAAAAATTGTAAAAATGAGTGCCGCTATTAATATCTCTACTAAACTAAATCCTTCCTCCCTCATAAACTAACCTCACGCCAACTAATAACATCACCCGTCATACTTTCTTCTGGCCACCAAAGAGTATTTTTTAATTGCTCATCATAAATTACCTTACCATTACCAGTAATATCTACCTCATTCCCCACTAACTGACCATAGACATTACCATTTCCTGTAACAGAAATTTCAGCCGCAGGAGCATAAACAGTCCCAAAGAATCTATCGTTTCCTGTCAGGGAAATAGAATTAACAGCATTTGTGCAATAAATATGGAAATTAGTCGTAACCCCATTTGAATTGTTTTCATAATTGGCACCACCCTGGCCAGTAATATCTATGTTGCCCGTGCAATAGAGTTTTACCTTACCCACAATAATCAATTGTGCCTGCCCGCTTATCTTTATGCCATTACAAGTATATGTTCCTTCAGTCAGAGTTAATTCATTACTACCTGTAATATTTATAGTTGTTGAAATGGCATCTGCTGGAACAGTAACCGCAGGTAATGAAATATCAGTGCCCTGTGAATCTTTTTTCCCTGTAACACTGGCATTTCCAGTAAGATTAACCGTTTCTTCAAGACCAGAAAAGGCATTTCCATCTACACAGGCGTTACCGGTTAGAGAAACATTTCCATTAGAAAAGACATTTCCACCATGGAGGGCATTTTCTGATCCATACTTACCGTTATCAGAGTTATAACTATCTGTTCGAGCATTTCCGGTTAAAGCTATATCGGATTTACAAATTATCGCTCCATCAAACCCATTTGCTCCGGTCATTGGGGTTATGGCTACTATCGCCTCAATCCTGCGATGAACTGTTTTGCCAAATAGTTGTTGTTCTCTTGAAGTAACGACAATTTTGTATGTTCCTCCACCTCCTTCAGTAGCCTCTTTCTCTCTAACATAAAATTCAGCTACGGATAGATACATAGCGTTAACATAACTTTTAGAGATACGTCCATAGTAGGTATCGTCTCCTTCTACTACATACGGATTAAGATATACTCTGTTTGGGTCTCTAAAATGGTGAGCAGTACCCCCAAGCATGTAGAACCTATTCTCCACATTGGCTAATACCTGATTAGTAATTCCTACTCCATCCATTCCACCATTAGTGTCCATATCCATAGTTGGTGCATTCTCTAATTTTACCCACGATGTCCCATCAAAGACATATAGTTCTTTATTCCACCGATAATAAGAACCTGACATTTGTCCTTGCCAATCACGATAGCTGTCATAACTTCCATAAGGACTTCCATCCTTATAATCATAGAATAAATCCCTTTGAGCTACCTGTTCATGAGTCGTTCCACTGGTTATTATTTTATCTGGATTTTTATCATCAGGAATATAAGTTCCATACCATATTCCATCCTTTCTATAACCAGGTCCATCAAAGTAAGTTCTCAGAAGACCATTATTTCCCCCCGTAACATAAATTTTATTATCTACCACTATTGCTTGATGGTCAGCTAAT
This window harbors:
- a CDS encoding acyl-homoserine-lactone synthase, producing MSQEKLKNNSQMDINPPISFQEGPLIVKEIRNWEEKLCVYRLRHKVFCEELKWVPCTKDKLEIDEYDQKSVLFGVFDTTTLKPNKKLLACLRLILPESDFMLEREFSCLIEPGYHIRKENDTVEISRLSVAPEARGKILSHNFNFYYVSFLLYKGIYLWSIIHNIKYFYIVVELKFYRLLRIMGFSCRAIGKPEVMEDRVIAIAAILSRRDFEVLNESRNPAMIRWFSQYQSNPAQEQWQHTEPYLLHQAFA
- a CDS encoding LuxR C-terminal-related transcriptional regulator, whose product is MSYEHFQGNMLKNLLSKQDTICLLELIEESLSCNNEEDLKKLIQKLNLILPYDHAISLLCTLKKNTTIDLWIPSSKLINISYPEEWLKIYLERKYYKVDPIFKENFLNYRLQYWIETYKRNPPPKDFLYTAESFNLGEGYTYGLRDFSSHKGSLFSIGGKSVEHNERTEIILCQIIPHFHHALTRVISLGKKREIHLSPREKEVINWIKEGKTSWEISMILEISERTVIFHLQNIMQKLDAVNRAQCVAIALEQGLIDID
- a CDS encoding histidine phosphatase family protein, yielding MIKSDLKNNEVSLLFSGERSCPQGVGTNEDENEFDGSGEIRLKPAATSLPQVPIFFGLWSVVYFQENNMKLILVRHSESTWNKLNRVQGIRNPKLSEKGYRQSQLLAQRFNGTKFDAVYSSHLSRAYQTAKILTNSKNDILIHQDLHEIKLGIWEGKTINQVRKENKELYKEWYQKPLEVRIPGAETLLEFKERVVRVFDEIRTKHPDQQVLVVTHGGVITTYLAHLLEMNLNKVWSISLKNSAVTIISFYKEFPCVLVFNDTCHLDFDEDLVTW
- a CDS encoding PBP1A family penicillin-binding protein: MGGKEIGVRSDVFFTFYSLLPIFRRTMFKRRRHKYYRTMPTTIYPSVVKTKKSKRQLGPIPKFILIGCLLSIFIIAGMGGGIIVSFLTHLPNLEPILKYEGIEVWKIPTKLYSLNNEVIAEFAEEKRELVSLESIPQTLKDAVIAVEDNQFYKHKGVDIFGVLRAFVANIRHRKITQGGSTITQQLAKNLFLTQERTYRRKIQEILIALLIEQKLTKDEILERYFNKIYYGHGNYGVQAGAMYYFDKRVKELKLPEIAMLAGLPGSPVRYSPLVYPKRAINRQAFVLKRMEEEGFINSEQREMAQKAFATQVEIISKKKFAKTKTSINKAPYFTEYIRQILEEEYGSNALYTAGLNVYTTLDLEMQEAASQVLQDGLRQLNQAKKSGEPQIEGALLAIDPRNGYIKAMVGGSGFSYENQLNRIYARRQAGSAFKPFIYAAAIDEGFTPISILDDSPRTYQGVKEGQVWEPSNYEGNYHGKVTLRSALEYSLNLATIDLLEKVGVRKVIEYARRMGIKGKFEQDLSLALGTKVVTPLEMTMAFGIFANQGIKVDPIAIKCLKDHNQNILEERTPDEERVLSPQTAYIITNLLEGVVTRGTAKYSVGNHINRVVAGKTGTTNDYVDAWFIGFTPELVASVWIGYDRGQRTLGYGQAGGVVAAPIWTTFMEKIQHLLEIQDFTVPTGVTFATVDPTTGLLATKYCPKTRSEIFIEGNSPTEYCHLHTEEGILEQGTETVSSSITPAEEENLEEFDKIRLEE
- a CDS encoding prepilin-type N-terminal cleavage/methylation domain-containing protein; the protein is MREEGFSLVEILIAALIFTIFALAIFNCINYSYKNVITSRNAEVAINLCQETMESIKKVSYDSVPCPATFTPTWYEKGATYYSGYPAGNFPPTLYLATYTTCTNSNPTMCTSTTLLHDHKDLLVTIGVGTQTTNGTKTVFTYWVDDNETTWTTQDYKGIKVLIEWIEGGIIRKREVSTCISKK
- a CDS encoding kelch repeat-containing protein, which produces MKKVNNEKGIALVVVLIVIFVLSMISISYLLVSRTQLNKSYKEERFTTALSTAEAGLERAVWYLINDDKLPNWQGPTSANPKVTITGNVDNNSQKSYEAEIYLITGGGEGYTPLPPREQENRWYIHPAAANIPRPKGNSAAVTINGVVFMFGGYGQPEKSTQHGGNSSYKDEINYWGYRAKLYSDNVMLAYDPRSDTWKELGTNPYGNKSKFAAVNYNNKMYMFGPDPAVITYNPGNDLLNSADDKWEQVANMTSIGITDVNYHSAVVLGDKIYIVGGQYNGGAEYGLVVEFNPTTNQVTKLTPLPDGRYYGAAGVIGNKIYYVGGIPKTGMSMGPDPDTGGQVTTQSGCHSRTVWEYNPTTGSSTPAAHMPWLSDDSNTVCPEDLAPWGEGDKIEGFSKSVSGIKLHVRDPEYSKYWKDEGYGVDHGLSFSNRPGLADHQAIVVDNKIYVTGGNNGLLRTYFDGPGYRKDGIWYGTYIPDDKNPDKIITSGTTHEQVAQRDLFYDYKDGSPYGSYDSYRDWQGQMSGSYYRWNKELYVFDGTSWVKLENAPTMDMDTNGGMDGVGITNQVLANVENRFYMLGGTAHHFRDPNRVYLNPYVVEGDDTYYGRISKSYVNAMYLSVAEFYVREKEATEGGGGTYKIVVTSREQQLFGKTVHRRIEAIVAITPMTGANGFDGAIICKSDIALTGNARTDSYNSDNGKYGSENALHGGNVFSNGNVSLTGNACVDGNAFSGLEETVNLTGNASVTGKKDSQGTDISLPAVTVPADAISTTINITGSNELTLTEGTYTCNGIKISGQAQLIIVGKVKLYCTGNIDITGQGGANYENNSNGVTTNFHIYCTNAVNSISLTGNDRFFGTVYAPAAEISVTGNGNVYGQLVGNEVDITGNGKVIYDEQLKNTLWWPEESMTGDVISWREVSL